A genomic segment from Lignipirellula cremea encodes:
- the lpxB gene encoding lipid-A-disaccharide synthase → MRIFFSAGEPSGDLHGANLIRDLREQSGDEVECVGFGGPKMADAGCRLHFDLTELAVMGLIEPLKHISTFWSLYRSADRYFHNHHVDAVVLIDYPGFNWWIAKAAKAHGVPVFYYGAPQMWAWARWRVKKMRRLVDHVLCKLPFEKDWYSKHGCNATYVGHPYYDDIERTQLDAAFVEKLRSVKDPLVAILPGSRTRELVSNLPTFLKTVDNIRRELPNVRFAVGAFNERLAKLARTEIAERNLNVDVYVGRTSELMAEADCCMACSGSVSLELLHYAKPTVILYKVQSYNMMLQWFFRKVKYITLVNLLAADDPFDPDVSLYDPNSPDAAKAPFPEYLTSEDKSDWIAYHVIQWLTDESQRNACVDKLIDLRERYAQPGASRKAADYILGELTAAAPAQQLRPAA, encoded by the coding sequence ATGAGAATTTTCTTTTCTGCTGGCGAACCCAGCGGCGATCTGCATGGCGCCAACCTGATCCGCGACCTCCGCGAGCAATCGGGCGACGAGGTGGAATGCGTCGGTTTCGGCGGACCCAAAATGGCCGACGCTGGCTGCCGGCTGCACTTCGATCTGACCGAACTGGCCGTGATGGGCCTGATCGAACCCTTGAAACATATCTCCACCTTCTGGTCGTTATATCGCAGCGCCGATCGCTACTTCCATAACCACCATGTCGATGCGGTGGTGCTGATCGACTACCCGGGTTTTAACTGGTGGATCGCCAAGGCCGCCAAGGCGCACGGGGTGCCCGTCTTTTACTACGGCGCGCCGCAAATGTGGGCCTGGGCCCGTTGGCGGGTGAAGAAAATGCGACGCCTGGTGGACCACGTCCTTTGCAAGCTGCCGTTCGAAAAAGACTGGTACAGCAAGCACGGCTGCAACGCGACCTATGTCGGTCATCCTTACTATGACGATATCGAACGCACTCAGCTCGACGCCGCCTTTGTGGAAAAGTTACGCAGCGTCAAAGATCCGTTGGTGGCGATCCTGCCAGGCTCGCGCACGCGGGAACTGGTCAGCAATCTGCCGACCTTTCTGAAGACGGTCGACAACATTCGCCGGGAGCTTCCCAACGTGCGATTTGCGGTCGGCGCTTTTAACGAACGTCTGGCGAAACTGGCTCGGACCGAGATCGCCGAACGAAATCTCAACGTCGACGTGTATGTGGGCCGCACTTCGGAACTGATGGCGGAAGCCGATTGCTGCATGGCCTGCAGCGGGTCCGTCTCGCTGGAGTTGCTGCATTACGCCAAACCGACCGTAATCCTGTACAAGGTGCAGTCGTACAACATGATGCTGCAGTGGTTCTTCCGCAAAGTGAAGTACATCACCCTGGTGAACCTGCTGGCGGCCGACGATCCTTTCGACCCGGACGTTTCCCTGTACGATCCCAACAGCCCGGACGCCGCCAAGGCGCCGTTTCCCGAGTACCTGACTTCTGAAGACAAGTCTGACTGGATCGCCTACCACGTGATCCAGTGGCTAACCGACGAGTCGCAGCGGAACGCGTGCGTCGACAAGCTGATCGACCTGCGGGAACGCTACGCCCAGCCCGGCGCCTCGCGCAAGGCAGCCGACTACATTCTGGGAGAACTGACCGCCGCCGCACCGGCCCAGCAGTTGCGACCGGCCGCGTAG
- a CDS encoding glycosyltransferase family 2 protein, which translates to MTVTSILIPHSGAGGRLADQLPMLCTHLAAAVPYEILAIDAAGATQAAPELLALAETLPALRIFQLQAKASLAAALSVGIEASQGDRLALLEAGRRYRPDELQHLFRSLSRADLVYGRTRRRGWSKAWLRVARIPRWLLLGLQVRDPDCRFWAARKEALAGLNLPRGMYRYLPNLVAARGFRVAETVCEPSSTQDALDDGWPNPGDLLAAWWLVRRTKPVEFREITIEDRSDGHDRRRANILELPSQLSRRKSA; encoded by the coding sequence ATGACGGTTACCTCGATACTCATCCCGCACTCGGGTGCTGGCGGCCGACTGGCCGATCAGTTGCCCATGTTGTGCACGCATCTGGCGGCTGCCGTTCCGTACGAGATTCTGGCAATCGATGCGGCGGGTGCTACGCAAGCCGCTCCGGAATTGCTGGCTCTGGCGGAAACGCTGCCGGCGTTGCGAATCTTCCAGCTGCAGGCGAAAGCCAGCCTGGCGGCCGCACTGAGCGTTGGCATTGAAGCCTCCCAGGGCGACCGGCTGGCCTTGCTGGAAGCGGGGCGTCGTTACCGTCCCGACGAGCTGCAGCACCTGTTCCGCTCGCTGTCCCGCGCCGACCTGGTGTATGGCCGCACGCGGCGACGCGGCTGGTCGAAAGCCTGGCTGCGCGTGGCGAGGATACCGCGGTGGCTGCTGCTGGGGCTGCAGGTGCGCGATCCGGACTGCCGGTTCTGGGCCGCCCGGAAAGAGGCCCTGGCGGGACTCAATCTGCCCCGGGGAATGTACCGTTATCTGCCCAATCTGGTCGCTGCCCGCGGCTTTCGTGTGGCGGAAACCGTGTGCGAACCATCCTCCACCCAGGATGCGCTCGACGACGGCTGGCCGAACCCGGGCGATTTGCTGGCGGCCTGGTGGCTGGTGCGCCGGACCAAACCGGTTGAATTTCGTGAGATCACGATCGAAGACCGGTCCGACGGACACGATCGCCGCAGGGCGAATATTTTGGAACTGCCTTCTCAACTCTCGCGGCGGAAATCGGCCTGA
- a CDS encoding multiheme c-type cytochrome, producing MLRNGLMFGSTLLALTLVWGCPAPPETTRQEPAPADPVVASPDPAPEQPTPGETDPTPVPPTEVKTDEPPVLASPANSPNKSPANSPNTPPLNPSDSGQKDILFEGWPEPAAVLLLTGRQHGYIEPCGCTGLANQKGGLARRHTFQRELLAKGWKVASLDVGNQVRRTGKQAEIKFQFGAGALKTMNYGAVGLGPDDLRLSPLELFSLTNNEGQETPFTSANVSILAPEFMRDYAVLEAGGKKIGVVSVLGAEHLKKIQPGDIVAVSPEAGIDAVWPKVKAEECDLYVLLVFASVEESTALAQKYPQFGLVVTGGGEGEPERAPRRIEGADSSMVQVGTKGMYAGVIGIFDDKEQPLRYQRVPLDDRFADSKDMLSVLANYQRMLETQGLAGLGVRPLPHPSGHTYVGTQTCAECHTKAFDVWKNTPHAHATDSLIHPSERGDIPRHHDPECLSCHVTGWNPQQYFPYQSGYLGLKETPNMQANGCENCHGPGSAHVAAENGDGNPTAEDLAMLRAGMRLTLEDAKKNKCYECHDLDNSPDFHKQDAFDRYWKEVEHYGKD from the coding sequence GTGCTGCGAAACGGATTGATGTTTGGCTCGACGCTGTTGGCGCTGACCCTTGTCTGGGGATGCCCGGCGCCTCCGGAAACCACGCGCCAGGAACCGGCGCCTGCCGACCCGGTCGTCGCCTCCCCCGATCCTGCTCCCGAGCAACCCACGCCTGGTGAAACCGATCCGACCCCGGTCCCGCCCACCGAAGTCAAGACGGACGAACCGCCCGTGCTGGCTAGCCCGGCCAATAGTCCGAACAAAAGCCCGGCCAATAGTCCGAACACGCCGCCGCTGAACCCCAGCGACAGCGGCCAGAAAGACATTCTGTTTGAAGGCTGGCCTGAACCGGCCGCCGTGTTGCTGCTCACCGGTCGCCAGCACGGGTATATCGAGCCCTGCGGCTGCACGGGCCTCGCCAACCAGAAAGGCGGGCTCGCCCGACGCCACACCTTCCAGCGGGAACTCCTGGCTAAAGGCTGGAAAGTCGCTTCGCTGGATGTCGGCAACCAGGTCCGTCGCACTGGCAAACAGGCAGAAATCAAGTTCCAGTTCGGCGCTGGCGCCCTGAAGACCATGAACTACGGCGCCGTCGGACTGGGCCCTGACGACCTGCGATTGTCGCCGCTGGAACTGTTCTCCCTGACCAATAACGAAGGCCAGGAAACGCCGTTTACCTCGGCCAATGTGTCGATTCTGGCGCCGGAGTTCATGCGGGATTACGCCGTGCTGGAAGCGGGCGGCAAAAAGATCGGCGTGGTTTCTGTCCTGGGCGCCGAGCATCTGAAGAAGATTCAGCCCGGTGATATTGTCGCCGTTTCGCCCGAAGCAGGCATCGACGCTGTCTGGCCGAAAGTGAAGGCCGAAGAGTGCGATCTGTACGTGCTGCTGGTGTTTGCTTCCGTCGAAGAGTCGACCGCCCTGGCCCAGAAGTATCCGCAATTTGGCCTCGTCGTCACCGGCGGCGGCGAAGGCGAACCGGAACGCGCTCCGCGTCGCATCGAAGGCGCCGACTCTTCCATGGTTCAGGTCGGCACAAAAGGGATGTACGCTGGCGTAATCGGAATTTTCGACGACAAAGAACAGCCGCTCCGCTACCAGCGCGTGCCGCTGGATGATCGCTTCGCCGATTCAAAAGATATGCTCTCCGTGCTGGCCAACTACCAGCGCATGCTGGAAACCCAGGGGCTGGCGGGACTGGGCGTGCGACCGCTGCCACACCCCAGTGGGCATACCTATGTCGGCACGCAGACCTGCGCCGAGTGCCACACCAAGGCGTTCGATGTCTGGAAGAATACGCCCCACGCGCACGCTACGGATTCCCTGATTCACCCGAGCGAACGCGGCGACATCCCCCGGCATCATGATCCGGAATGTCTCAGCTGCCATGTGACCGGCTGGAATCCGCAGCAGTATTTCCCGTACCAGTCCGGCTATCTGGGACTGAAAGAAACGCCCAACATGCAGGCCAACGGCTGCGAGAACTGCCACGGCCCCGGCTCCGCCCATGTGGCGGCCGAGAACGGCGACGGCAACCCGACCGCCGAAGACCTGGCCATGCTGCGCGCCGGCATGCGTCTCACGCTGGAAGACGCCAAAAAGAACAAGTGCTACGAATGCCACGACCTGGACAACAGCCCCGACTTCCACAAGCAGGACGCGTTTGACAGGTACTGGAAAGAAGTCGAGCACTACGGCAAGGACTAG
- a CDS encoding outer membrane protein assembly factor BamB family protein has translation MTARPFVCRQILIALVTLACSGVLLVPAGTAFAAGAWPQRRFDAQRGGSSPHGLPEKMQLQWSRDLPAPQPAWPASQYKLQFDAVPEPVAADGRIFVPSTVNDCVTAYEATTGKELWRYTTDGPVRFAPLVAGDQVCFVSDDGCLYCVSADDGRLHWKFRGGPEDRPVLGNERLISSWPARGAPVLENDVVYFAAGIWPFMGVFVHAVDLESGQPLWTNSGDSMNYITHPHGAKAFGTVSPQGYLAVGDGRLFVPGGRSMPAVYDLATGALDYFPYDKKHGHYEVSVGPDEFYVAGQTFSAQNGDAVKGVTPVLNDGQSLYYLESDRLAIASLKATESTKPKLDRFGKPVASETKRERTRQASGRLVGAEELLLKAGNRLYATAEQQILAYETPTTDAGDIEPSWSASLDAPVETMIAADDRLYVVAGSRLYCYGAGDADATTAAVSAEAGSQPDVIDASLTAAAGEQVAQILAAVPGQQGWAVLLGADNPALVEELVKQTEYSLLVVDSDADQVAALRQRLQAQGLYGRRVAVRQASGSPAAFPLPSYLANLIVVSDPAVSLDNDEAAWFTALRPYGGTAVWPTTEQQHAAFAAAEHDPQAQIRRAGDWTVVVKAGALPGAADWTHQYADPGQSCVSTDHRVKAPFGILWWGGPSHDDVLPRHGHGPSPQVAGGRVIVEGPDMLRAVDAYTGRLLWQRDLPGVGEYYNITAHFAGAGETGSNYVSLPDRIYLFQGFDLLELDAATGKTLRTFPHVIADKPEAWGYLAVSGDLLIAASSLVTVDDKPATHASGSRTLVVFDRTTGKMLWSRDAEFNFRHNNIAIGGDKLFCIDNLTQKRIDLLRRRGFEPTGSPTLYALDLRTGKPVWQTQENVFGTFLNYSAAHDLLLQAGSFYRDRAGDEVSKGMTAYRGADGEVLWKNDLTYGGPCMLWRDKIITNGGGGFSVDMKTGEATGWTYARAYGCNTAVASEHLLTFRSGAAGYYDLASQSGTGNVGGFRSSCTNNLIVADGLLNAPDYTRTCTCAYQNQTSLALVHMPEAELWATGENIDPLGFGVNLAAPGDRRDADGVLWRPYGAEVLPEAAGKFRVHSSQLAAGELNWVAASGVEGIEELVIPLEFTGQARLRLVFYEPGDKAPGERVFDLSAGKESLLNDFDIAQATAESGAAVIKTFTVAVPADGKLRLKFASQTNAPAVLSGVEVLQAK, from the coding sequence ATGACTGCCCGCCCGTTTGTTTGCCGCCAGATACTCATAGCCCTTGTGACACTCGCCTGCTCGGGAGTCCTGCTGGTCCCCGCGGGGACGGCCTTCGCCGCTGGGGCCTGGCCGCAGCGGCGCTTCGATGCGCAGCGGGGCGGCAGCTCGCCCCACGGCCTGCCGGAGAAGATGCAGCTGCAGTGGAGTCGTGATTTGCCCGCGCCGCAGCCGGCCTGGCCTGCGTCGCAGTACAAGCTGCAGTTCGACGCCGTGCCGGAACCGGTGGCGGCCGACGGACGCATCTTCGTCCCCTCCACCGTCAACGACTGTGTGACCGCCTATGAAGCGACGACCGGCAAAGAGTTATGGCGGTACACAACCGACGGCCCGGTGCGTTTTGCGCCGCTGGTCGCCGGCGACCAGGTCTGCTTCGTTTCCGACGATGGCTGCCTGTACTGCGTTTCCGCCGACGACGGGCGTCTGCACTGGAAGTTCCGCGGCGGACCCGAGGACCGGCCCGTACTGGGGAACGAACGGCTGATCTCCTCCTGGCCCGCCCGCGGCGCCCCGGTGCTGGAAAACGACGTCGTCTACTTTGCCGCCGGCATCTGGCCGTTCATGGGCGTGTTCGTCCATGCGGTCGATCTGGAATCGGGCCAGCCGCTTTGGACCAACAGCGGCGACTCCATGAACTACATCACCCATCCGCACGGCGCCAAGGCGTTCGGTACGGTTTCTCCGCAAGGCTATCTGGCCGTCGGCGACGGACGCCTGTTCGTGCCGGGCGGCCGTTCCATGCCAGCCGTTTACGACCTGGCGACAGGCGCTCTGGACTACTTTCCTTACGACAAGAAGCACGGCCACTACGAAGTCTCCGTCGGACCGGATGAGTTCTACGTAGCCGGGCAGACCTTCAGCGCTCAGAACGGCGACGCGGTCAAAGGGGTCACCCCTGTGCTGAACGACGGTCAGTCGCTGTACTACCTGGAAAGCGATCGCCTGGCCATTGCGAGCCTCAAAGCAACGGAGTCGACAAAGCCAAAACTGGATCGTTTCGGTAAGCCGGTGGCCAGCGAAACGAAGCGGGAACGCACCCGCCAGGCCAGCGGCCGACTGGTCGGGGCCGAGGAACTGCTGCTCAAAGCAGGCAATCGCCTGTATGCGACAGCGGAACAGCAGATTCTGGCGTATGAAACGCCGACGACCGATGCCGGCGATATCGAGCCGTCCTGGTCGGCTTCGCTCGACGCACCTGTGGAAACAATGATCGCGGCCGATGACCGCCTGTACGTGGTGGCCGGTTCCCGCCTGTACTGTTATGGCGCCGGCGACGCCGACGCGACAACCGCCGCTGTCTCCGCCGAAGCTGGATCGCAACCGGATGTAATCGACGCCAGCTTGACCGCCGCTGCCGGCGAACAGGTCGCGCAGATTCTGGCTGCTGTCCCCGGCCAGCAGGGCTGGGCCGTGCTGCTGGGAGCCGACAATCCGGCGCTGGTGGAAGAGCTGGTCAAACAAACCGAATACTCGCTGCTGGTGGTCGACAGCGACGCCGATCAGGTGGCCGCTCTACGGCAGCGGCTGCAGGCGCAAGGGCTGTACGGCCGCCGCGTCGCCGTGCGCCAGGCGAGCGGTTCGCCAGCGGCGTTTCCGTTGCCGTCGTACCTGGCGAATTTGATCGTCGTGAGCGATCCCGCGGTTTCCCTGGACAACGATGAAGCGGCCTGGTTCACGGCGCTCCGTCCCTATGGGGGCACAGCCGTCTGGCCGACAACCGAGCAGCAGCATGCGGCCTTTGCCGCGGCCGAGCATGATCCCCAGGCGCAGATCCGCCGCGCCGGCGACTGGACCGTCGTCGTCAAGGCAGGCGCCTTGCCGGGTGCGGCCGACTGGACCCATCAATACGCCGACCCGGGTCAAAGCTGCGTCTCCACCGATCATCGCGTCAAAGCGCCGTTTGGCATTCTCTGGTGGGGCGGTCCTTCGCACGACGATGTCCTGCCGCGGCACGGCCATGGGCCCTCGCCCCAGGTCGCGGGCGGCCGCGTGATTGTGGAAGGTCCCGACATGCTGCGGGCCGTCGACGCTTATACGGGCCGGCTGCTCTGGCAGCGCGATCTGCCCGGGGTGGGTGAATACTACAACATCACCGCGCACTTCGCCGGAGCGGGGGAAACGGGCAGCAACTACGTTTCCTTGCCGGATCGCATTTATCTCTTCCAGGGGTTCGATTTGCTGGAGCTGGATGCGGCCACCGGTAAAACACTGCGGACCTTCCCGCATGTGATCGCCGACAAGCCGGAAGCCTGGGGCTATCTGGCCGTTTCCGGCGACCTGCTGATCGCCGCGTCTTCGCTGGTGACGGTCGACGACAAGCCGGCGACCCACGCCTCGGGCAGCCGCACGCTGGTCGTTTTCGATCGGACCACCGGCAAGATGCTCTGGAGCCGGGACGCCGAGTTTAACTTCCGCCATAACAACATTGCGATTGGCGGCGACAAACTTTTCTGTATCGATAATCTCACCCAGAAACGAATCGACCTGCTTCGCCGGCGCGGCTTTGAACCGACTGGCTCACCCACGCTGTACGCTCTCGACCTGCGGACCGGCAAGCCCGTTTGGCAAACGCAGGAGAATGTGTTTGGCACGTTTTTGAATTACTCAGCCGCCCACGACCTGCTGCTGCAGGCCGGCAGTTTCTATCGCGACCGCGCTGGCGATGAGGTCAGCAAAGGGATGACAGCTTATCGCGGCGCCGACGGCGAAGTGCTCTGGAAAAACGATCTGACCTACGGCGGCCCGTGCATGCTCTGGCGCGACAAGATCATCACCAACGGCGGCGGCGGGTTCAGCGTCGATATGAAAACGGGGGAAGCCACCGGCTGGACCTACGCCCGGGCCTATGGCTGCAACACGGCCGTCGCCAGCGAGCACCTGCTCACCTTCCGTTCCGGGGCCGCTGGCTACTACGACCTGGCCAGCCAGTCGGGCACCGGCAACGTAGGCGGTTTCCGCTCCAGTTGCACCAACAACCTGATCGTCGCCGACGGTCTGCTCAACGCGCCTGACTATACGCGAACCTGCACCTGTGCTTACCAGAACCAGACCTCGCTGGCGCTGGTGCACATGCCCGAAGCCGAACTCTGGGCGACTGGCGAGAACATCGACCCGCTGGGCTTTGGCGTAAACCTCGCCGCCCCCGGCGATCGCCGCGACGCCGACGGCGTGCTCTGGCGTCCTTATGGGGCCGAGGTGCTGCCGGAAGCCGCCGGCAAGTTCCGCGTGCACAGTTCCCAGCTGGCGGCCGGCGAGCTCAACTGGGTCGCCGCTTCCGGCGTCGAGGGAATCGAAGAGCTGGTGATTCCGCTGGAGTTTACCGGCCAGGCCCGTTTGCGGCTCGTCTTTTATGAACCCGGCGACAAGGCGCCCGGCGAACGCGTCTTCGATCTGTCGGCCGGCAAGGAGTCGCTGCTGAACGACTTCGACATCGCCCAGGCGACAGCGGAAAGCGGAGCGGCGGTCATCAAAACGTTCACCGTCGCCGTACCGGCCGATGGCAAGCTGCGGCTGAAGTTCGCTTCCCAGACCAATGCGCCGGCCGTCCTGTCCGGCGTGGAAGTGCTGCAGGCGAAATAA
- a CDS encoding DUF1338 domain-containing protein, which translates to MSSASTQGPHARIETDSPRHRFALRLFDRLWARYRERVSYVADYEKVVADAGAQFVNDHIAFRTLACQTPAVGLFALARIFEALDYRPAGCYFFPDKRLTAMHYAHPHPQFPKLFLSELHVWELTPGVRELIYCTAASHRPLVSDELLSQLTGLEEDDPSEATLLDTVVDTFHTLPWRPPTPAVVEAVNAESQYAAWVLAHGYNVNHFTALINSHQVASLDSIEKTIAALQAAGVPMKSEIEGKPGSKLRQTATAAVEIDVPLEGGDLPWSYAYFELAERNDWTDPETGETARFEGFLGPQATQLFEMTRRPESGK; encoded by the coding sequence ATGTCGTCTGCTTCGACCCAGGGTCCGCACGCCCGGATTGAAACCGACTCGCCGCGTCATCGGTTTGCTTTGCGGCTGTTTGACCGGCTGTGGGCCCGCTATCGTGAGCGTGTTTCTTATGTGGCCGATTACGAAAAGGTCGTGGCGGACGCGGGCGCGCAGTTTGTGAACGACCATATCGCGTTTCGCACGCTTGCGTGTCAGACTCCGGCCGTCGGGCTGTTTGCGCTGGCGCGCATTTTTGAAGCGCTCGATTATCGGCCGGCCGGCTGTTACTTCTTTCCCGACAAGCGGCTCACGGCGATGCACTACGCGCATCCGCACCCGCAGTTTCCCAAGCTGTTTCTTTCGGAACTGCATGTCTGGGAGCTGACGCCCGGCGTACGGGAGTTGATTTACTGCACGGCCGCCAGCCACCGTCCGCTGGTGAGCGATGAACTGCTGTCCCAGTTAACCGGACTGGAGGAAGACGATCCCAGTGAAGCGACGCTGCTGGATACGGTCGTCGATACCTTCCACACGCTCCCCTGGCGGCCGCCGACGCCGGCCGTGGTCGAGGCGGTCAACGCGGAAAGCCAGTACGCCGCCTGGGTGCTGGCCCATGGTTATAACGTGAACCACTTTACCGCTTTGATCAACTCGCACCAGGTTGCGTCGCTGGATTCGATCGAGAAAACGATCGCCGCCCTGCAGGCCGCCGGCGTGCCGATGAAGAGTGAGATCGAAGGGAAGCCCGGCTCCAAGCTACGCCAAACGGCGACCGCCGCCGTGGAGATCGACGTGCCGCTGGAAGGCGGAGACTTGCCGTGGAGTTACGCCTACTTTGAGCTGGCCGAGCGGAACGACTGGACCGATCCCGAAACGGGCGAAACGGCCCGCTTTGAAGGCTTCCTGGGACCGCAAGCGACCCAGCTGTTTGAAATGACCCGCCGGCCGGAAAGCGGCAAGTAA
- a CDS encoding 3-keto-disaccharide hydrolase: protein MKRTCLSQICLALLLLAACCSLTTSRLAAEELSAEEKAAGFTPMFNGKDFTGWRFSGDLEAPNWEVTNGVIHLSGGGKPHLVTVDEYGDFEMRFEWRSVGAKGYNSGFYIRTPANAGKNQLNLAKGNEGAIVGGKIEGAKGVGSLQKPAGEWNTWRVVVAGDKVEFYCNGELAWTGTGLQPEKGHIGFQAEGAAMEFRNLRIRKIQ from the coding sequence ATGAAGCGAACCTGCCTGAGTCAAATTTGCCTTGCCTTGTTACTGCTTGCCGCGTGCTGCAGTTTGACGACGAGTCGCCTGGCCGCGGAGGAGCTTTCCGCGGAAGAAAAGGCGGCCGGTTTTACGCCGATGTTTAACGGGAAGGACTTTACCGGATGGCGTTTCAGCGGCGATCTCGAAGCGCCCAACTGGGAAGTCACGAACGGAGTGATTCACCTTAGCGGCGGCGGCAAGCCGCACCTGGTGACGGTCGACGAATACGGCGACTTTGAGATGCGTTTTGAATGGCGCAGCGTCGGCGCCAAAGGCTACAACAGCGGCTTTTATATCCGCACGCCCGCCAACGCCGGCAAGAACCAGCTGAACCTGGCCAAAGGCAATGAAGGAGCAATCGTCGGCGGCAAGATCGAAGGAGCCAAAGGGGTCGGCTCCCTGCAGAAACCGGCCGGCGAATGGAACACCTGGCGGGTCGTCGTCGCAGGCGACAAGGTCGAATTCTACTGCAACGGCGAGCTGGCCTGGACCGGAACGGGCCTGCAGCCCGAAAAAGGCCACATCGGCTTCCAGGCCGAAGGCGCCGCAATGGAATTCCGCAATCTGCGCATCCGCAAGATCCAGTAA
- a CDS encoding DUF1573 domain-containing protein: MKTLLLPLSFFLLGVLIGAAVCWSKISSVPDFQPPPPRDPGKSVVHGVPQVQVVGSERYEFGLMERGDTQEHTFVLTNVGGAPLELTLGKTTCSCTLAELSNASVPPSGKTEVRLEWSPKGNSNAFAQSAEIYTNDPTQPVLRLAVKGKVRQLVAPDTERLSLGDILSTEGKSASFRLFNYTADPLELTSLDWTDPTAGEFLKLTSSPLAAADLAGEEGAKEGVLVEVAAKPGLPLGPIRQTIQIAANPQHSFQIPVTGTVISDLSWLSTGMPFRRETSLLTWGTIDRKQGAEATIYLLAKGPHRNDAELTVDKVEPPGLIHVQIDPPRELENGKSRMFPVKLSVPPGSDAIRLMGLTPEGQAKVVLHSSVPGAESIPLFINLSID; encoded by the coding sequence ATGAAAACGCTGCTGCTGCCGCTGTCGTTTTTTCTCCTCGGCGTTCTGATTGGCGCTGCGGTCTGCTGGAGCAAGATCTCGAGCGTGCCCGATTTCCAGCCGCCGCCGCCCCGCGATCCGGGCAAGTCCGTGGTCCATGGCGTACCCCAGGTCCAGGTGGTCGGCTCCGAACGCTACGAATTCGGACTGATGGAACGGGGCGACACCCAGGAGCATACCTTTGTCCTGACGAATGTCGGCGGCGCCCCGCTGGAGTTGACCCTGGGCAAAACGACCTGCTCCTGCACGCTGGCGGAACTAAGTAATGCCAGTGTGCCTCCGTCGGGAAAAACCGAGGTCCGCCTGGAGTGGTCCCCCAAAGGGAACAGCAATGCGTTCGCCCAGTCGGCGGAAATCTACACCAACGATCCGACGCAACCTGTTCTACGACTGGCGGTTAAGGGCAAAGTCCGACAGCTGGTGGCGCCCGATACCGAGCGATTGTCGCTGGGGGACATTCTTTCGACCGAAGGGAAGTCGGCGTCGTTTCGGTTGTTCAACTATACGGCCGATCCGCTGGAGCTGACCTCGCTGGACTGGACCGATCCGACGGCGGGAGAATTCCTGAAGCTGACCTCTTCTCCGCTCGCCGCCGCCGACCTGGCGGGCGAAGAAGGGGCCAAAGAAGGGGTGCTGGTCGAAGTCGCTGCAAAACCAGGGTTGCCTTTGGGACCAATAAGACAGACAATCCAAATCGCCGCCAACCCGCAGCACTCCTTTCAAATACCCGTCACCGGCACGGTGATAAGCGATCTTTCCTGGCTCTCTACCGGCATGCCGTTCCGCCGGGAGACAAGTCTGCTCACCTGGGGAACAATTGATCGGAAGCAGGGGGCTGAGGCGACAATCTACCTGTTAGCGAAAGGTCCACATCGTAACGACGCCGAGTTGACGGTCGACAAAGTTGAGCCGCCGGGATTGATTCATGTCCAGATCGACCCGCCGCGCGAACTGGAAAACGGCAAGTCGCGCATGTTTCCTGTCAAGCTCAGCGTCCCTCCCGGTAGCGACGCGATCCGCCTGATGGGGCTCACGCCCGAGGGCCAGGCCAAGGTCGTCCTGCACAGCTCGGTGCCGGGTGCGGAGTCGATTCCGCTGTTTATTAATCTATCGATCGACTAG